In a single window of the Centropristis striata isolate RG_2023a ecotype Rhode Island chromosome 18, C.striata_1.0, whole genome shotgun sequence genome:
- the LOC131991122 gene encoding sialate O-acetylesterase-like isoform X2, translated as MAVIQSLAFILLASICASDAKLRFASYYGDHMVLQKAPERAVLWGYGPEGAQVTLYLKGQVDQKTSPVTVTKGIWKITLDPVEAGGPYTVIAVAENDSAVLTDVLFGDVWLCGGQSNMSFEMYKIFNALEELKIAEKYPHVRTFMASMKTSETELIDLIQVELPWSVPPATLAQFSAVCWLFGRNLFDKLQYPIGLVESCWGGTRVEIWSSSRALQKCGILEEANSSLPAGLCGFIGCGHGEEWYERQTEAPPPIPLKNSVLWNSMIHPLLNMTIKGAIWYQGEANTIYQQDKYNCSFPAMIGDWRMAFHQGSGGETAPDFPFGFVQLSTNRTGSKNDSFPEIRWHQTADVGYVPNARMPKTFMAVALDLPDKNSPYGRIHPRDKQDVAYRLSLAARAVAYNEVVSYQGPFPTQVMATQTDINITYDQKVSVTSSKDIFEICCTENQAPCGNSSWIPAPIMQWDATTVTVSTSLCPPTDQVVALRYAWSDWPCDFKACPIYSADGILPAPPFIVSRPQPKRQLKIVRRKSD; from the exons ATGGCTGTAATACAGAGTCTTGCTTTTATACTTTTAGCTTCTATTTGCGCCAGTG ATGCGAAGCTGCGCTTTGCCTCTTACTATGGAGACCACATGGTGCTGCAGAAGGCTCCAGAGAGAGCTGTGCTGTGGGGCTACGGCCCTGAGGGTGCACAGGTGACCCTTTACTTGAAAGGACAAGTGGATCAGAAAACCTCACCGGTCACTGTTACAAAAG GTATCTGGAAAATCACCCTTGACCCTGTTGAAGCTGGCGGTCCATACACTGTGATAGCAGTCGCTGAGAATGATTCAGCCGTCCTGACAGATGTGCTGTTTGGAGATGTTTGGCTGTGTGGAGGGCAGAGCAACATGTCGTTTGAAATGTATAAG ATTTTCAATGCATTAGAGGAGCTGAAAATTGCAGAGAAGTATCCTCATGTGAGGACTTTTATGGCGTCCATGAAAACCAGTGAAACTGAGCTGATTGATTTGATTCAAGTAGAACTTCCCTGGTCTGTGCCGCCAGCAA CTCTGGCACAGTTCTCTGCAGTCTGCTGGCTATTTGGACGTAACTTGTTTGACAAGCTGCAGTACCCCATAGGACTGGTGGAGTCCTGTTGGGGAGGCACACGTGTTGAAATCTGGTCATCTTCAAGAGCACTGCAGAAGTGTGGAATACTAGAGGAAGCTAACAGCAG TTTACCGGCTGGTCTCTGTGGATTTATTGGATGTGGACACGGGGAAGAGTGGTACGAGCGTCAAACTGAGGCTCCACCTCCAAT TCCGTTAAAGAATTCAGTCCTGTGGAATTCAATGATCCATCCGCTGCTCAACATGACCATTAAAGGAGCCATCTGGTACCAAG GGGAGGCAAATACTATCTATCAACAAGACAAGTACAACTGTTCCTTCCCTGCTATGATTGGTGACTGGAGGATGGCGTTTCACCAGGGCTCAGGCGGGGAGACAGCTCCCGACTTCCCCTTTGGGTTTGTTCAG CTGTCCACCAACCGGACAGGATCCAAAAATGACTCCTTTCCAGAGATACGCTGGCACCAGACGGCCGACGTTGGCTATGTTCCCAATGCCCGGATGCCGAAGACCTTCATGGCCGTGGCTTTGGATTTACCAGATAAAAACTCACCCTATGGCAG gATCCATCCCCGAGACAAGCAGGATGTAGCCTACAGACTGTCGTTGGCAGCAAGGGCAGTGGCTTATAATGAGGTCGTATCCTACCAGGGACCTTTCCCCACCCAAGTCATGGCCACTCAAACAGATATCAACATTACCTACGACCAGAAAGTGTCCGTTACTTCGTCTAAGGACATCTTTGAG ATCTGCTGCACAGAGAATCAGGCTCCATGTGGGAACTCCTCCTGGATTCCAGCTCCCATCATGCAGTGGGACGCGACCACTGTCACGGTATCTACCAGCCTGTGTCCACCTACTGATCAAGTAGTTGCCCTCAGATATGCATGGAGCGACTGGCCCTGCGACTTTAAAGCCTGTCCAATCTACAGCGCTGATGGCATTTTACCTGCGCCTCCATTTATTGTCAGCCGCCCTCAGCCAAAGAGGCAACTCAAGATTGTAAGAagaaaaagtgattaa
- the LOC131991063 gene encoding sialate O-acetylesterase-like — protein sequence MAVIQSLAFILLASICASDAKLRFASYYGDHMVLQKAPERAVLWGYGPEGAQVTLYLKGQVDQKTSPVTVTKGIWKITLDPVGPGGPYTVIAVAENDSAVLTDVLFGDVWLCGGQSNMSFEMDKIFNAIEELKIAEKYPHVRTFMASMKTSETELIDLIQVELPWSVPPATLAQFSAVCWLFGRNLFDKLQYPIGLVESCWPGTRVEVWSSSRALQKCGILEEANSSLPAGLCGFIGCGQGEEWYERQTEAPPPIPTKNSVLWNSMIHPLLNMTMKGAIWYQGEANTIYQQDKYNCSFPAMIGDWRMAFHQGSGGETAPDFPFGFVQLSTYKKGSKNDSFPEIRWHQTADVGYVPNARMPKTFMAVALDLPDKNSPYGPIHPRDKQDVAYRLSLGARAVAYNEDVSYQGPFPTEVMATQKDINITYDQKVSVTSSKDIFEICCTENQAPCGSSSWIPAPIMQWDATTVTVSTSLCPPTDEVVALRYAWSDWPCDFKACPIYSADGYLLPAPPFIVSHPQPKGNSRL from the exons ATGGCTGTAATACAGAGTCTTGCTTTTATACTTTTAGCTTCTATTTGCGCCAGTG ATGCGAAGCTGCGCTTTGCCTCTTACTATGGAGACCACATGGTGCTGCAGAAGGCTCCAGAGAGAGCTGTGCTGTGGGGCTACGGCCCTGAGGGTGCACAGGTGACCCTTTACTTGAAAGGACAAGTGGATCAGAAAACCTCACCGGTCACTGTTACAAAAG GTATCTGGAAAATCACCCTTGACCCTGTTGGACCTGGCGGTCCATACACTGTGATAGCAGTCGCTGAGAATGATTCAGCCGTCCTGACAGATGTGCTGTTTGGAGATGTTTGGCTGTGTGGAGGGCAGAGCAACATGTCGTTTGAAATGGATAAG ATTTTCAATGCAATAGAGGAGCTGAAAATTGCAGAGAAGTATCCTCATGTGAGGACTTTTATGGCGTCCATGAAAACCAGTGAAACTGAGCTGATTGATTTGATTCAAGTAGAACTTCCCTGGTCTGTGCCGCCAGCAA CTCTGGCACAGTTCTCTGCGGTCTGCTGGCTATTTGGACGTAACTTGTTTGACAAGCTGCAGTACCCCATAGGACTGGTGGAGTCCTGTTGGCCAGGCACACGTGTTGAAGTCTGGTCATCTTCAAGAGCACTGCAGAAGTGTGGAATACTAGAGGAAGCTAACAGCAG TTTACCGGCTGGTCTCTGTGGATTTATTGGATGTGGACAAGGGGAAGAGTGGTACGAGCGTCAAACTGAGGCTCCACCTCCAAT TCCGACAAAGAATTCAGTCCTGTGGAATTCAATGATCCATCCGCTGCTCAACATGACCATGAAAGGAGCCATCTGGTACCAAG GGGAGGCAAATACTATCTATCAACAAGACAAATACAACTGTTCCTTCCCTGCTATGATTGGTGACTGGAGGATGGCGTTTCACCAGGGCTCAGGCGGGGAGACAGCTCCCGACTTCCCCTTTGGGTTTGTTCAG CTGTCCACCTACAAGAAAGGATCCAAAAATGACTCCTTTCCAGAGATACGCTGGCACCAGACGGCCGACGTTGGCTATGTTCCCAATGCCCGGATGCCGAAGACCTTCATGGCCGTGGCTTTGGATTTACCAGATAAAAACTCACCCTATGGCCC gATCCATCCCCGAGACAAGCAGGATGTAGCCTACAGACTGTCGTTGGGAGCAAGGGCAGTGGCTTATAATGAGGACGTATCCTACCAGGGACCTTTCCCCACCGAAGTCATGGCCACTCAAAAAGATATCAACATCACCTACGACCAGAAAGTGTCCGTTACTTCGTCTAAGGACATCTTTGAG ATCTGCTGCACAGAGAATCAGGCTCCATGTGGGAGCTCCTCCTGGATTCCAGCTCCCATCATGCAGTGGGACGCGACCACTGTCACGGTATCTACCAGCCTGTGTCCACCTACTGATGAAGTAGTTGCCCTCAGATATGCATGGAGCGACTGGCCCTGCGACTTTAAAGCCTGTCCAATCTACAGCGCTGATGGTTATCTTTTACCTGCGCCTCCATTTATTGTCAGCCACCCTCAGCCAAAAGGCAACTCAAGATTGTAA
- the LOC131991122 gene encoding sialate O-acetylesterase-like isoform X1: protein MAVIQSLAFILLASICASDAKLRFASYYGDHMVLQKAPERAVLWGYGPEGAQVTLYLKGQVDQKTSPVTVTKGIWKITLDPVEAGGPYTVIAVAENDSAVLTDVLFGDVWLCGGQSNMSFEMYKIFNALEELKIAEKYPHVRTFMASMKTSETELIDLIQVELPWSVPPATLAQFSAVCWLFGRNLFDKLQYPIGLVESCWGGTRVEIWSSSRALQKCGILEEANSRHSSLPAGLCGFIGCGHGEEWYERQTEAPPPIPLKNSVLWNSMIHPLLNMTIKGAIWYQGEANTIYQQDKYNCSFPAMIGDWRMAFHQGSGGETAPDFPFGFVQLSTNRTGSKNDSFPEIRWHQTADVGYVPNARMPKTFMAVALDLPDKNSPYGRIHPRDKQDVAYRLSLAARAVAYNEVVSYQGPFPTQVMATQTDINITYDQKVSVTSSKDIFEICCTENQAPCGNSSWIPAPIMQWDATTVTVSTSLCPPTDQVVALRYAWSDWPCDFKACPIYSADGILPAPPFIVSRPQPKRQLKIVRRKSD from the exons ATGGCTGTAATACAGAGTCTTGCTTTTATACTTTTAGCTTCTATTTGCGCCAGTG ATGCGAAGCTGCGCTTTGCCTCTTACTATGGAGACCACATGGTGCTGCAGAAGGCTCCAGAGAGAGCTGTGCTGTGGGGCTACGGCCCTGAGGGTGCACAGGTGACCCTTTACTTGAAAGGACAAGTGGATCAGAAAACCTCACCGGTCACTGTTACAAAAG GTATCTGGAAAATCACCCTTGACCCTGTTGAAGCTGGCGGTCCATACACTGTGATAGCAGTCGCTGAGAATGATTCAGCCGTCCTGACAGATGTGCTGTTTGGAGATGTTTGGCTGTGTGGAGGGCAGAGCAACATGTCGTTTGAAATGTATAAG ATTTTCAATGCATTAGAGGAGCTGAAAATTGCAGAGAAGTATCCTCATGTGAGGACTTTTATGGCGTCCATGAAAACCAGTGAAACTGAGCTGATTGATTTGATTCAAGTAGAACTTCCCTGGTCTGTGCCGCCAGCAA CTCTGGCACAGTTCTCTGCAGTCTGCTGGCTATTTGGACGTAACTTGTTTGACAAGCTGCAGTACCCCATAGGACTGGTGGAGTCCTGTTGGGGAGGCACACGTGTTGAAATCTGGTCATCTTCAAGAGCACTGCAGAAGTGTGGAATACTAGAGGAAGCTAACAGCAG ACATTCAAGTTTACCGGCTGGTCTCTGTGGATTTATTGGATGTGGACACGGGGAAGAGTGGTACGAGCGTCAAACTGAGGCTCCACCTCCAAT TCCGTTAAAGAATTCAGTCCTGTGGAATTCAATGATCCATCCGCTGCTCAACATGACCATTAAAGGAGCCATCTGGTACCAAG GGGAGGCAAATACTATCTATCAACAAGACAAGTACAACTGTTCCTTCCCTGCTATGATTGGTGACTGGAGGATGGCGTTTCACCAGGGCTCAGGCGGGGAGACAGCTCCCGACTTCCCCTTTGGGTTTGTTCAG CTGTCCACCAACCGGACAGGATCCAAAAATGACTCCTTTCCAGAGATACGCTGGCACCAGACGGCCGACGTTGGCTATGTTCCCAATGCCCGGATGCCGAAGACCTTCATGGCCGTGGCTTTGGATTTACCAGATAAAAACTCACCCTATGGCAG gATCCATCCCCGAGACAAGCAGGATGTAGCCTACAGACTGTCGTTGGCAGCAAGGGCAGTGGCTTATAATGAGGTCGTATCCTACCAGGGACCTTTCCCCACCCAAGTCATGGCCACTCAAACAGATATCAACATTACCTACGACCAGAAAGTGTCCGTTACTTCGTCTAAGGACATCTTTGAG ATCTGCTGCACAGAGAATCAGGCTCCATGTGGGAACTCCTCCTGGATTCCAGCTCCCATCATGCAGTGGGACGCGACCACTGTCACGGTATCTACCAGCCTGTGTCCACCTACTGATCAAGTAGTTGCCCTCAGATATGCATGGAGCGACTGGCCCTGCGACTTTAAAGCCTGTCCAATCTACAGCGCTGATGGCATTTTACCTGCGCCTCCATTTATTGTCAGCCGCCCTCAGCCAAAGAGGCAACTCAAGATTGTAAGAagaaaaagtgattaa